In one Streptomyces sp. T12 genomic region, the following are encoded:
- a CDS encoding glycoside hydrolase family 25 protein: MLRGIDVSAYQSSTYDTDGLSFVFIKATEGRSYINPKLAAQTKRARDAGLVVGFYHFLWPGNLSAQAEYFVSKAPERAGDILAVDWETTSAGTHASNAEKDLFIRKVKEKRPNNPVILYANRHYWLNVDTTSYAGDGLWIADYVTAGKPRIQAKWRFHQYTDDPLDKNVARFESKAALREWAENA; encoded by the coding sequence ATGCTGCGCGGCATCGACGTAAGCGCGTACCAGTCCTCGACGTACGACACCGACGGCCTCTCCTTCGTCTTCATCAAGGCCACGGAGGGCCGCTCCTACATCAATCCCAAACTCGCCGCGCAGACCAAGCGCGCCCGCGACGCCGGCCTGGTGGTCGGCTTCTACCACTTCCTGTGGCCCGGCAACCTCTCGGCCCAGGCGGAGTACTTCGTCAGCAAGGCCCCCGAGAGAGCGGGCGACATCCTCGCCGTCGACTGGGAGACCACGAGCGCGGGGACGCACGCGAGCAACGCGGAGAAGGACCTCTTCATCCGGAAGGTGAAGGAGAAGCGGCCCAACAATCCGGTGATCCTGTACGCGAACCGGCACTACTGGCTCAACGTCGACACGACGTCGTACGCCGGTGACGGGCTCTGGATCGCCGACTACGTGACCGCGGGCAAGCCCCGCATCCAGGCGAAGTGGCGCTTCCACCAGTACACGGACGACCCGCTGGACAAGAACGTCGCCCGCTTCGAAAGCAAGGCCGCGCTGCGGGAGTGGGCCGAGAACGCCTGA
- a CDS encoding glycosyltransferase: MTPARTTGRIVGCVIAKDEERFLADCLRSLRQLCDQVILVDTGSQDATRSIGAQLAHTITDLPFTGDFSAARNHALALVDDADWVFFLDADEQLHPGQVAPLKSAIETAAPNVGGITLLRYNFFPTGGFYTGRELKVFRHDPRIRYERRINESVKGALSQHGLRIAHSSALLTHVGHSRPRAERDAKALRYMSLMREQLAEQPDDAVLTGYIGLNLRLFGQFDEARQWSEKALGIDDTNPTVWAFHGHVLRATGQGEEARRAYQQGLSLRPSDASLMNMVGICQTASGDLDAADHTFAEAMDADPALLHTVINRGVVAQARGDYAHAEHLFLDAARRFPPFLTEEPVGRLETDPLHTLYFETVTGYAGLAHHLAYVRGCREGWLTPERISVRARA, from the coding sequence ATGACCCCAGCCCGGACGACAGGCCGCATCGTCGGCTGCGTCATCGCCAAGGACGAGGAACGTTTCCTTGCCGACTGCCTGCGCTCGCTGCGACAACTCTGCGACCAGGTCATCCTCGTGGATACCGGCTCGCAGGACGCGACACGGTCGATCGGCGCCCAACTGGCCCACACCATCACGGATCTCCCGTTCACGGGGGACTTCTCGGCAGCGCGCAATCACGCGCTCGCACTCGTCGACGACGCGGACTGGGTGTTCTTCCTCGACGCGGACGAACAGCTGCATCCCGGCCAGGTGGCGCCGCTGAAATCCGCCATCGAAACCGCTGCCCCCAATGTCGGCGGCATCACACTGCTGCGCTACAACTTCTTCCCCACCGGGGGCTTCTACACCGGACGCGAACTGAAGGTGTTTCGGCACGACCCACGGATCCGCTACGAGCGGCGAATCAACGAGTCCGTGAAGGGCGCTCTCTCGCAGCATGGCCTGCGCATCGCCCACAGCTCCGCTCTCCTCACCCACGTCGGACACTCCAGGCCACGTGCGGAACGCGACGCCAAGGCCCTGCGGTACATGTCCCTGATGCGCGAGCAACTCGCCGAGCAGCCGGACGACGCCGTACTCACCGGCTACATCGGCCTCAACCTGCGCCTCTTCGGACAGTTCGACGAAGCCCGGCAGTGGAGTGAGAAGGCCCTGGGGATCGACGACACCAACCCCACCGTCTGGGCCTTCCATGGACATGTGCTGCGGGCCACGGGGCAGGGTGAGGAAGCACGCAGGGCGTACCAGCAAGGCCTGTCCCTGCGTCCCTCCGACGCGAGCCTGATGAACATGGTCGGTATCTGCCAGACCGCCTCAGGAGACCTGGACGCCGCGGACCACACCTTCGCGGAGGCCATGGACGCCGACCCCGCTCTGCTCCACACAGTGATCAACCGCGGCGTCGTCGCCCAGGCCCGCGGTGACTACGCCCACGCGGAGCACCTGTTCCTCGATGCCGCCAGGCGCTTTCCCCCGTTCCTGACGGAGGAGCCCGTCGGCCGCCTGGAGACCGACCCGTTGCACACGCTGTACTTCGAGACGGTCACCGGTTATGCCGGCCTGGCCCACCACCTCGCCTACGTGCGGGGATGCCGCGAAGGCTGGCTGACCCCGGAACGGATCAGCGTCCGTGCCCGGGCCTGA
- a CDS encoding MerR family transcriptional regulator, with protein sequence MIEDGTGLLTIGELARATGLTVRTIRYWSDEGALPPVTRSSGGYRLYDAESVARLELIRTLRELGLGLDDVRKVVSGEKDVASVAATHVAALDAQIRSLKVTRAVLSTVARRGSTAEEMTLMNRLARLSAAERRRILEEFVDEMFHGLDTADPVIRDRMREMAVDLPEEPTSEQVDAWVELAELLQDPRFRARMRKVAEFNAADRGPGTPAGASMWFSRKLVHLAAEARGQGIAPESPEAERILRGLLGDADPAIVLERLKSGVSDEVARYRELLSVVKGRGPASAHRAEFAWVVAALEARAGG encoded by the coding sequence ATGATCGAAGACGGCACCGGACTTCTCACCATCGGCGAGCTGGCCCGGGCCACCGGACTGACCGTGCGGACCATCCGCTACTGGTCCGACGAGGGCGCCCTGCCCCCGGTGACCCGCTCCTCGGGCGGCTACCGCCTCTACGACGCCGAGTCCGTCGCCCGCCTGGAGCTGATCCGCACCCTGCGCGAACTGGGTCTGGGCCTGGATGACGTACGGAAGGTGGTCAGCGGCGAGAAGGACGTGGCGTCGGTCGCGGCCACGCATGTCGCCGCACTGGACGCACAGATCAGGTCGCTGAAGGTGACCCGTGCGGTGCTGTCGACCGTGGCGCGACGCGGCTCGACCGCGGAGGAGATGACGTTGATGAACAGGCTGGCGAGGCTGTCGGCGGCCGAGCGGCGGCGGATCCTGGAGGAGTTCGTGGACGAGATGTTCCACGGACTGGACACGGCGGATCCCGTGATCCGCGACCGGATGCGGGAGATGGCCGTGGACCTGCCGGAGGAGCCGACGTCCGAGCAGGTCGATGCCTGGGTGGAGCTGGCCGAGCTGCTCCAGGACCCTCGGTTCCGGGCGCGGATGCGCAAGGTCGCCGAGTTCAACGCGGCCGACCGGGGGCCCGGGACGCCGGCCGGGGCGTCGATGTGGTTCTCCCGGAAGCTGGTGCACCTGGCCGCCGAGGCGCGGGGGCAGGGCATCGCACCGGAGTCGCCCGAGGCCGAGCGGATCCTGCGGGGCCTGCTCGGCGACGCCGACCCGGCCATCGTGCTCGAACGCCTGAAATCCGGCGTGAGCGACGAGGTCGCCCGCTATCGAGAGTTGCTGTCCGTCGTGAAGGGCCGTGGGCCCGCCTCGGCGCACCGCGCGGAGTTCGCCTGGGTGGTCGCCGCACTGGAGGCGCGGGCGGGCGGTTAA
- a CDS encoding alpha/beta hydrolase, whose amino-acid sequence MPVADAEWISCIADIPSRPMGLAVVCHGLTGDSFGPGGLGRQLAEALAEADLGVVRIDVRGGGDSSVALGQPTVSTMADDIRTVLNAPQLADLSALPKVLCGVSLGAMSAAVAALRIDGVRAVIAVSSDISDGDLRPWPTTWSRSHEHQVPDAFAADLSQHQPRGQLLDMGISLSVLVGEHDRGAAHAKLLAGQGLAVEVIPGGDHLFQDQVARTDLLRRVRSHVRAATRPRT is encoded by the coding sequence GTGCCCGTTGCCGACGCCGAGTGGATCTCCTGCATCGCGGACATCCCAAGCCGGCCCATGGGGCTCGCGGTCGTCTGCCACGGACTCACAGGCGACTCCTTCGGCCCCGGGGGCCTGGGACGTCAGCTGGCGGAAGCCCTTGCGGAAGCGGACCTGGGCGTCGTACGCATCGATGTCAGGGGCGGCGGGGATTCATCCGTGGCGCTCGGCCAGCCGACGGTGTCGACCATGGCGGACGACATCCGCACAGTGCTGAACGCCCCACAGCTCGCCGATCTCTCGGCACTGCCCAAGGTGCTCTGCGGGGTCAGTCTCGGCGCGATGTCCGCCGCAGTGGCGGCGCTGCGGATTGACGGCGTCCGGGCCGTCATCGCCGTCTCCAGCGACATCTCTGACGGAGACCTACGACCCTGGCCGACAACGTGGTCCCGCTCGCACGAGCACCAGGTCCCCGACGCGTTCGCCGCCGACCTGTCCCAACACCAGCCACGCGGACAGCTGTTGGACATGGGCATATCCCTGTCGGTCCTCGTCGGCGAACACGACAGAGGTGCCGCACACGCGAAGTTGCTGGCAGGCCAGGGCCTGGCTGTCGAGGTCATACCCGGCGGTGACCACCTGTTCCAGGACCAAGTAGCGCGCACGGACCTGCTACGCCGGGTGCGCTCCCATGTCAGGGCGGCGACGAGGCCACGGACGTGA
- a CDS encoding ATP-binding protein, with protein sequence MAGLEGIEQPRGHSRAAAARWSPAAEDEAASKVLELFGNPTEAEVPLPSRPESAATARRLAQVVILRQWGLTPKMTEDAVLLVSELVGNAVRHTGARVFGLRMRRRRGWIRIEVRDPSRGLPCLMPVQEMDISGRGLFLVDKLSDRWGVDLLPRGKTTWFEMRVADR encoded by the coding sequence ATGGCGGGGCTGGAGGGTATCGAACAGCCGCGGGGACACAGCCGTGCGGCCGCGGCGCGCTGGTCGCCGGCGGCCGAGGACGAAGCTGCTTCCAAGGTACTGGAGCTGTTCGGCAATCCCACGGAGGCGGAGGTTCCGCTCCCGTCCCGCCCCGAGTCCGCGGCGACGGCGCGGCGGCTGGCCCAGGTGGTGATCCTGCGTCAGTGGGGCTTGACTCCGAAGATGACGGAGGACGCGGTCCTGCTCGTCTCGGAACTGGTCGGCAACGCCGTCCGTCATACCGGCGCCCGCGTCTTCGGCCTGCGCATGCGCCGCCGCCGAGGCTGGATCCGTATCGAGGTCCGCGACCCTTCCCGCGGCCTGCCCTGCCTGATGCCGGTCCAGGAGATGGACATCAGCGGCCGGGGCCTGTTCCTGGTGGACAAACTCTCCGACCGCTGGGGCGTGGACCTGCTGCCGCGCGGCAAGACGACATGGTTCGAGATGCGGGTGGCGGACCGCTGA
- a CDS encoding serine hydrolase, with protein sequence MDGTALARAVRAQAGRPVAGIDDMASYLAAQVSDTSHREVIGPLLDGQGAGGVVVRRGTVLASWGDPARAEMAYSATKSVLSLVAGVAFDDGALRLDEPVAESVDLPEFGSSSHGRAITWRHLLDQTSQWEGELWSKPTWVDAQSTREGTESAGGPPGAGWAYNDVRVNLTALALTALFGRALPDVLRDRVMTPIGAFDGWSWHGYENAVVEIDGAAVPVVSGGAHWGGGLWISALDLARIGRLCLRGGRWGGRQVLSRRWIEELWTPCRVKPEYGLSWWLNDGGTVWPRAPRTGRCARGNGGSHLLWVDPARDLVIVSRWGMEAERLLTEVSAVVPPTS encoded by the coding sequence GTGGACGGGACGGCACTCGCGCGGGCCGTGCGTGCGCAGGCGGGGCGGCCGGTGGCGGGCATCGACGACATGGCGTCGTATCTCGCCGCTCAGGTGTCGGACACCTCGCACCGCGAGGTCATCGGCCCGCTCCTCGACGGCCAGGGGGCCGGCGGTGTCGTGGTGCGGCGCGGCACCGTCCTCGCTTCGTGGGGCGACCCGGCGCGCGCGGAGATGGCGTACAGCGCCACGAAGAGCGTGCTGTCGCTGGTGGCGGGCGTCGCGTTCGACGACGGGGCGTTGCGCCTGGACGAGCCGGTGGCGGAGTCGGTGGACCTGCCCGAGTTCGGCAGCAGCTCCCACGGGCGCGCGATCACATGGCGCCACCTGCTGGACCAAACCAGCCAGTGGGAGGGTGAGTTGTGGTCCAAGCCGACGTGGGTGGACGCGCAGAGCACCCGGGAGGGCACCGAGTCGGCGGGGGGACCGCCCGGCGCCGGCTGGGCCTACAACGACGTGCGGGTGAACCTGACCGCGCTGGCGCTCACGGCCCTGTTCGGCCGCGCCCTGCCGGACGTGCTGCGCGACCGCGTCATGACACCGATCGGCGCCTTTGACGGCTGGTCCTGGCACGGCTATGAGAACGCGGTGGTCGAGATCGACGGCGCCGCGGTGCCGGTGGTCTCCGGAGGCGCGCACTGGGGCGGCGGTCTGTGGATCAGCGCCCTGGACCTGGCCCGCATCGGCCGGCTCTGCCTGCGCGGCGGGAGGTGGGGCGGGCGTCAGGTCCTGTCGCGGCGCTGGATCGAGGAGCTGTGGACGCCCTGCCGGGTCAAGCCCGAGTACGGCCTGTCCTGGTGGCTCAACGACGGCGGCACGGTATGGCCCCGGGCGCCGCGCACCGGACGCTGCGCCCGCGGCAACGGCGGCAGCCACCTGCTGTGGGTGGATCCGGCACGCGATCTGGTGATCGTCTCGCGATGGGGCATGGAGGCCGAGCGCCTGCTGACCGAGGTGTCGGCGGTGGTGCCGCCCACGTCGTGA
- a CDS encoding glycosyltransferase family 2 protein, which translates to MYSVIIPVRDREGMLPTTLRPWISQPDCEVIVVDDASADNSAAVAEARGCVVIRLPEHQGPAGARNAGLRAAVGDRILFLDADIVVPSGFADAMARGHDLADDLVLLGLRRQQLAGQAASGPPRRDSRELISETYSFNLARHPLPWAMCFSCVLSVPRSLLRRIELAEGTAFDPAFRQWGLEDLELGLRLHASGARWAFALGADSDHQYHDRDMTEERFEGWRSNLARLIDRHPDAAGYASLSDAFDPTKRADFIQMFRSYAGPPPHTPRARVVRLRTDDDLAALSRYAAADSPDTTFYAVASHPSVVMAATCAALPAPERIALYPASVWERVGSAALTRHRHVLPEEPQR; encoded by the coding sequence TTGTACTCAGTCATCATCCCGGTACGAGACCGGGAAGGCATGCTGCCGACCACCCTGCGTCCATGGATCAGTCAGCCGGATTGCGAGGTCATCGTCGTGGACGACGCCTCCGCCGACAACTCGGCGGCCGTGGCCGAGGCGCGAGGCTGCGTCGTGATCAGGCTGCCAGAACACCAGGGGCCGGCTGGGGCCAGGAACGCCGGTCTGAGGGCCGCGGTCGGGGACCGCATCCTCTTCCTCGACGCCGACATCGTCGTACCCAGCGGATTCGCGGACGCCATGGCTCGCGGCCACGACCTGGCTGACGACCTCGTGCTGTTGGGGCTGAGACGCCAACAGCTTGCGGGGCAAGCCGCGTCCGGGCCTCCTCGAAGGGACAGCCGCGAGCTGATCAGCGAGACCTACTCGTTCAATCTTGCCCGTCATCCACTGCCCTGGGCCATGTGCTTCTCCTGCGTGCTGTCGGTGCCGCGCAGTCTGCTCCGACGCATCGAACTCGCCGAGGGCACTGCCTTCGACCCCGCGTTCCGGCAATGGGGGCTGGAGGATCTCGAACTCGGGTTGCGCCTGCACGCCTCCGGCGCCCGGTGGGCCTTTGCCCTCGGAGCCGACAGCGACCATCAGTACCACGACCGGGACATGACCGAAGAACGCTTCGAGGGCTGGCGGAGCAACCTGGCCCGTCTGATCGACCGACACCCCGATGCCGCCGGATACGCGTCACTCTCGGACGCCTTCGATCCGACCAAGAGAGCCGACTTCATCCAGATGTTCCGCAGCTACGCCGGACCACCACCCCACACTCCCCGAGCCCGGGTCGTCCGCCTACGGACGGACGACGATCTGGCAGCGCTCAGCCGGTATGCGGCGGCCGACAGCCCGGACACGACCTTCTACGCCGTGGCCTCGCACCCTTCCGTAGTGATGGCCGCGACCTGCGCAGCGCTGCCCGCCCCGGAGCGCATCGCCCTCTACCCCGCGAGCGTCTGGGAACGGGTCGGCTCCGCCGCGCTCACACGCCACCGCCATGTCTTACCCGAGGAGCCGCAACGATGA
- a CDS encoding EF-hand domain-containing protein — protein sequence MAHIDIEEARKQFERIDADGDGTITAAEFKSALAQGGDWNVTEAVAEAIIKSRDLNGDKLLSFDEFWSFLNK from the coding sequence GTGGCGCACATCGACATCGAGGAAGCACGCAAGCAGTTCGAGCGCATCGATGCGGACGGTGACGGCACCATCACCGCCGCCGAGTTCAAGTCCGCCCTGGCCCAGGGAGGCGACTGGAACGTGACCGAGGCGGTCGCAGAGGCGATCATCAAGAGCCGTGACCTGAACGGCGACAAGCTCCTGTCGTTCGACGAGTTCTGGTCCTTCCTGAACAAGTGA
- a CDS encoding GNAT family N-acetyltransferase, protein MAETLRDILDAAARGVFPPADGRTTVVPQPSHQDSGVLAFTAHSVVFTDEDPAWVYAALRDVDCDGLAAPMHPRFLAALMERTGRTAETIDAVLVGSPLPGEPSLALTEIEDADHPRIVYARRRRDDVRAWAADGGVLVMGRGVAGRLEVSVEVDDAVQHRGLGRRLVTAARHLVTEPLWAQVAPGNARSMRAFLAGGYRPVGAEALLHAR, encoded by the coding sequence GTGGCGGAGACCTTGCGGGACATTCTCGACGCGGCGGCGCGGGGAGTCTTCCCTCCTGCGGACGGCCGTACGACTGTCGTCCCGCAGCCGTCGCACCAGGACTCGGGCGTCCTCGCCTTCACCGCGCACTCCGTCGTCTTCACCGACGAGGATCCCGCGTGGGTGTACGCGGCACTGCGCGACGTCGACTGCGACGGGCTGGCCGCGCCGATGCATCCGCGCTTCCTGGCGGCTCTCATGGAGCGGACGGGACGTACGGCCGAGACCATAGACGCGGTGCTGGTCGGCTCCCCGCTGCCGGGTGAGCCGTCGCTCGCGCTGACGGAGATCGAGGATGCCGACCACCCCCGGATCGTCTACGCCCGACGGCGGCGCGACGACGTGCGCGCGTGGGCGGCGGACGGCGGCGTGCTGGTGATGGGGCGCGGCGTCGCCGGGCGGCTGGAGGTCTCGGTCGAGGTGGACGACGCGGTACAGCATCGGGGGCTGGGGCGGCGGCTGGTGACCGCCGCCCGGCATCTGGTCACGGAGCCGCTGTGGGCGCAGGTCGCGCCGGGGAACGCCCGCAGCATGCGGGCGTTCCTGGCGGGCGGCTACCGACCGGTGGGCGCGGAGGCACTGCTGCACGCCCGGTAG
- a CDS encoding MOSC domain-containing protein: protein MSGTVAAVSSNGTYSFTKPNRESITLIAGIGVEGDVHAGATVKHRFRMRKDPSQPNLRQVHLIHAELFDEVREAGFEVAAGELGENVTTQGIDLLGLPTGTLLRLGGEAVVEVTGLRNPCAQIDGFQQGLMKQVVGRDAEGGVRFKSGIMSVVLSGGVVRAGDPIRVQLPDGPHRPLEIV from the coding sequence ATGAGTGGGACTGTCGCGGCGGTCAGCAGTAACGGGACGTACTCGTTCACCAAGCCGAACCGGGAGAGCATCACGCTGATCGCGGGCATCGGAGTGGAGGGCGACGTGCACGCGGGCGCCACCGTGAAGCACCGGTTCCGGATGCGGAAGGATCCCTCGCAGCCGAACCTGCGGCAAGTACACCTCATCCATGCGGAGTTGTTCGACGAGGTGCGCGAGGCGGGGTTCGAGGTGGCGGCCGGGGAGCTCGGGGAGAACGTCACCACGCAGGGCATCGATCTGCTCGGGCTTCCGACGGGGACGCTCCTGCGACTCGGGGGCGAGGCCGTCGTGGAGGTGACCGGGCTGCGCAATCCCTGTGCTCAGATCGACGGGTTTCAGCAGGGGTTGATGAAGCAGGTCGTCGGGCGGGACGCCGAGGGCGGTGTGCGGTTCAAGTCCGGGATCATGAGCGTCGTCCTCAGCGGAGGTGTGGTCAGGGCCGGGGACCCGATCCGCGTCCAGCTCCCGGACGGGCCGCACCGGCCCCTGGAGATCGTGTGA
- a CDS encoding ADP-ribosyltransferase, which yields MITTRLRRRAAAAVLSLSAVLATTAATAPETVPASARTTLVKAAAPAPAACPVQYDDRIKAAVDRRVDVDRITPDPAWRTTCGTLYRADGRGPNIVFEEGFKPKDVVNGQYDLEQYVLVNQPSPYVSTTYDHDLYKNWWKSGWNYYIDAPGGIDVNKTIGDTHKWADQVEVAFPGGIARKYIIGVCPVNKTTKVEIMSGCQSNPHYEAWH from the coding sequence ATGATCACAACTCGTCTGCGGCGGCGAGCCGCTGCCGCCGTCCTGTCCCTCTCGGCCGTTCTCGCGACGACGGCCGCCACGGCTCCCGAGACCGTCCCCGCCTCGGCTCGCACGACCCTCGTCAAGGCGGCCGCCCCCGCCCCTGCGGCCTGTCCCGTCCAGTACGACGACAGGATCAAGGCCGCCGTCGACCGTCGCGTCGATGTCGACCGCATCACCCCCGACCCGGCGTGGCGCACCACCTGCGGCACGCTCTACCGGGCCGACGGCCGGGGCCCGAACATCGTCTTCGAGGAGGGCTTCAAGCCCAAGGACGTCGTGAACGGCCAGTACGACCTGGAGCAGTACGTCCTGGTCAACCAGCCCTCCCCGTACGTGTCCACGACCTACGACCACGACCTGTACAAGAACTGGTGGAAGTCGGGCTGGAACTACTACATCGACGCCCCCGGCGGCATCGACGTCAACAAGACCATCGGCGACACCCACAAATGGGCCGATCAGGTCGAGGTCGCCTTCCCCGGCGGGATCGCCCGGAAGTACATCATCGGCGTCTGCCCGGTGAACAAGACGACCAAGGTCGAGATCATGAGCGGCTGCCAGAGCAACCCGCACTACGAGGCCTGGCACTGA
- a CDS encoding YncE family protein has product MNLLHRTLLAGVGILALAACGTQSAKDKTRAAPESRGGTQAAIPAPEKKTVQGLPGMPPVLDPKDVYAADRPNKLSPVVKDFPSRVYVPNTESDTVSVIDPKTYEIIETIPVGRQPQHVVPSWDLKTLWVNNNRGHTLTPIDPKTGKAGKEVEVHDPYNLYFTPNGKYAVVMASLDRELVFRDPHTMKRIKTEPVTCYGVNHADFSLDGRYFIVSCEFSGELLKVDTERMKVVGQQKLPFDGAMPQDVKVSPDGKRFYIADMMADGMWVLDGDKFTEPTLLPTGKGCHGLYVSRDSREMYVSNRGEGTVSVFDFTQNMLTKKWHLPDGGSPDMGGVSADGKVLWLSGRYDSEVYAIDTRTGEELARVPVGSGPHGLAVYPQPGRYSLGHTGIFR; this is encoded by the coding sequence ATGAACCTCCTCCACCGCACCCTCCTCGCCGGCGTAGGCATCCTCGCGCTCGCCGCCTGCGGCACCCAGTCCGCCAAGGACAAGACCCGGGCCGCCCCCGAGTCCCGCGGCGGAACCCAGGCCGCCATCCCCGCCCCGGAGAAGAAGACCGTCCAGGGTCTGCCCGGCATGCCACCCGTCCTGGACCCGAAGGACGTCTATGCCGCCGACCGTCCGAACAAGCTCTCCCCGGTCGTCAAGGACTTCCCGTCCCGTGTCTACGTCCCGAACACCGAGTCGGACACCGTCTCCGTCATCGACCCGAAGACGTACGAGATCATCGAGACCATCCCCGTCGGCCGCCAGCCCCAGCACGTCGTCCCGTCCTGGGACCTGAAGACCCTCTGGGTCAACAACAACCGCGGCCACACCCTCACCCCCATCGACCCGAAGACCGGCAAGGCGGGCAAGGAGGTGGAGGTCCACGACCCCTACAACCTCTACTTCACCCCCAACGGCAAGTACGCCGTCGTCATGGCCTCCCTCGACCGCGAACTCGTCTTCCGCGACCCCCACACCATGAAGCGGATCAAGACCGAGCCGGTCACCTGCTACGGCGTCAACCACGCCGACTTCTCCCTCGACGGCCGCTACTTCATCGTCTCCTGCGAGTTCAGCGGCGAACTGCTGAAGGTCGACACGGAGCGGATGAAGGTCGTCGGGCAGCAGAAACTGCCCTTCGACGGAGCCATGCCGCAGGACGTGAAGGTCTCCCCGGACGGCAAGCGGTTCTACATCGCCGACATGATGGCCGACGGCATGTGGGTCCTGGACGGCGACAAGTTCACCGAGCCCACGCTGCTGCCCACGGGCAAGGGCTGCCACGGCCTCTACGTCAGCCGCGACTCGCGCGAGATGTACGTCTCCAACCGCGGCGAAGGCACCGTCTCCGTCTTCGACTTCACCCAGAACATGCTCACCAAGAAGTGGCACCTCCCCGACGGCGGCAGCCCCGACATGGGCGGCGTTTCCGCCGACGGCAAGGTGCTGTGGCTGTCGGGCCGTTACGACTCCGAGGTGTACGCCATCGACACCCGCACCGGCGAAGAGCTCGCGCGCGTCCCCGTCGGCAGCGGCCCGCACGGCCTCGCCGTCTACCCGCAGCCGGGCCGCTACTCCCTGGGGCACACCGGCATCTTCCGTTAG
- a CDS encoding MFS transporter: protein MIAAGLPRSYWIVWCSTLVNHLCTFLIFLLPLYLTDARHLSLSLVGAVVACASGANSLGLLTGGFCADRWGRTRTIQVANTVAATSVFALVFVSQWQAVAALVTQASYANGAARPALFALIGDLVEAGDRVRAYSLLSWATNIGLAGAAAGAGLLTAKGYTPAFALEAVATLMSGLLIFRGVKDSGPSEAAPGRNAKAEDVRLLHDTVFLVFTLCGFLLALVLTQKTFALPLAIRADHLPAHVYGNLLAGSLLYVAVLQPLLIKLVTRLDKNKALAVGAALVGLGFGSLGLADSIPVYVLAMLLWSTGEVVGTCCASATLLELSPAQARGTYQGAAMFTFSAAGFAGPLVTGLLMHDSSSSMVWTACLALSGMSGLLHFLSGPRRNAQASLRSAVDS from the coding sequence GTGATCGCCGCCGGACTGCCCCGCTCGTACTGGATCGTGTGGTGCAGCACTCTCGTCAACCACCTCTGCACGTTCCTGATCTTCCTGCTCCCGCTCTACCTCACCGACGCACGGCATCTCTCACTGTCTCTGGTCGGTGCCGTCGTCGCCTGCGCGAGCGGAGCCAACTCGTTGGGGCTGCTCACCGGAGGATTCTGCGCAGACAGGTGGGGCCGGACGAGAACCATCCAGGTGGCCAACACCGTTGCCGCCACATCGGTGTTCGCCCTGGTCTTCGTCTCCCAGTGGCAGGCTGTCGCGGCCCTCGTCACCCAAGCCTCATACGCCAACGGCGCCGCACGCCCCGCCCTGTTTGCCCTGATCGGCGACCTCGTGGAAGCCGGGGACCGAGTGCGCGCCTATTCGCTGCTTTCCTGGGCGACGAATATCGGCCTGGCCGGCGCGGCGGCCGGTGCCGGTCTGCTGACCGCCAAGGGCTATACGCCGGCCTTCGCTCTCGAAGCGGTAGCGACTCTCATGTCCGGACTCCTGATCTTCCGCGGCGTCAAGGACTCCGGTCCGTCCGAGGCCGCCCCAGGACGGAACGCAAAGGCAGAAGACGTTCGCCTGCTGCACGACACCGTCTTCCTCGTCTTCACCCTGTGCGGCTTCCTGTTGGCCCTCGTCCTTACGCAGAAGACCTTCGCGTTGCCCCTGGCGATCCGCGCCGACCACTTGCCCGCCCACGTATACGGCAATCTACTCGCCGGCAGCCTTCTGTATGTCGCCGTACTCCAGCCACTCCTGATCAAGCTCGTAACGCGCCTCGACAAGAACAAGGCACTGGCCGTCGGCGCGGCCCTGGTGGGCCTGGGGTTCGGCTCTCTCGGGCTCGCCGACTCCATACCGGTCTATGTCCTCGCCATGCTTCTGTGGTCGACCGGAGAAGTCGTCGGCACCTGCTGCGCATCCGCCACGCTCCTGGAACTGAGCCCTGCACAAGCACGGGGAACCTATCAAGGCGCCGCTATGTTCACATTCTCGGCCGCGGGATTCGCCGGACCGTTAGTCACAGGACTCCTCATGCACGACTCCTCGTCCTCCATGGTGTGGACCGCCTGCCTGGCCCTGAGTGGGATGTCGGGCCTCCTGCACTTCCTCAGCGGTCCCCGGCGAAACGCCCAAGCGTCCTTGCGGAGCGCCGTCGACAGCTGA